The proteins below come from a single Procambarus clarkii isolate CNS0578487 chromosome 44, FALCON_Pclarkii_2.0, whole genome shotgun sequence genomic window:
- the LOC138350203 gene encoding protein SON-like — MKTCHTTVGIVINSLLRSEAVINSLLRSEAVINSLLRSEAVINSLLRSEAVINSLLRSEAVINSLLRSEAVINSLLRSEAVINSLLRSEAVINSLLRSEAVINSLLRSEAVINSLLRSEAVINSLLRSEAVINSLLRSEAVINSLLRSEAVINSLLRSEAVINSFGAH; from the coding sequence atgaaaacttgccatacaactgttggtattgttataaacagcctcctgcgcTCCGAagctgttataaacagcctcctgcgcTCCGAagctgttataaacagcctcctgcgcTCCGAagctgttataaacagcctcctgcgcTCCGAAGCTGTTATTAACAGCCTCCTGCGCTCCGAagctgttataaacagcctcctgcgcTCCGAagctgttataaacagcctcctgcgcTCCGAagctgttataaacagcctcctgcgcTCCGAagctgttataaacagcctcctgcgcTCCGAagctgttataaacagcctcctgcgcTCCGAagctgttataaacagcctcctgcgcTCCGAagctgttataaacagcctcctgcgcTCCGAAGCTGTTATTAACAGCCTCCTGCGCTCCGAagctgttataaacagcctcctgcgcTCCGAagctgttataaacagcctcctgcgcTCCGAAGCTGTTATTAACAGCTTCGGAGCgcattaa